The proteins below come from a single Microbacterium sp. SLBN-154 genomic window:
- a CDS encoding rhodanese-like domain-containing protein: MIDAASYFAAKLAYETDASDVYAAQRAGEDVVLLDVRSDEAWRQGRITGARHLPYREIPTRAPQELAGVREVIVYCWSPGCNAGTKAAAALAGLGIAVREMIGGYEYWVREGQPTENDEGPLPRTFDPTVMVVRAQTSAAR; encoded by the coding sequence ATGATCGACGCCGCCTCGTACTTCGCCGCCAAGCTCGCCTACGAGACCGACGCCTCCGACGTCTACGCCGCGCAACGCGCGGGCGAGGACGTCGTCCTCCTCGACGTGCGCAGCGACGAGGCGTGGCGGCAGGGGCGCATCACCGGCGCCCGGCATCTCCCCTATCGCGAGATCCCCACGCGGGCGCCCCAGGAGCTGGCGGGGGTGAGAGAGGTCATCGTCTACTGCTGGAGCCCCGGTTGCAACGCCGGCACCAAGGCGGCGGCCGCCCTTGCCGGCCTCGGCATCGCGGTGCGGGAGATGATCGGCGGGTACGAATACTGGGTCAGAGAAGGACAGCCCACCGAGAACGACGAGGGCCCTCTCCCCCGAACGTTCGACCCGACCGTCATGGTCGTGCGGGCGCAGACGTCTGCGGCTCGCTGA
- the qcrB gene encoding cytochrome bc1 complex cytochrome b subunit, with translation MTDGTQGTTDGKPLGGRFVGWAANYVDERTSVSGLVKELGRKIFPDHWSFMLGEIALWSFVVVLISGTFLTFFFDASMVETHYTGSWLPMRGIEMSAAMASTLEISFDIRGGLLVRQIHHWAALVFIAGIGVHMLRVFFTGAFRKPRELNWVIGFVLFVLAMGEGFTGYSLPDDVLSGNGLRIIDGMIKGIPLIGTWTSFLLFGGEFPGTAIVGRLYALHILLLPAILVALLVAHLMLMIINKHTQFAGPGRTNDNVVGYPMMPVYMSKMGGFFFITFGVIVLVASLFTINPIWNYGPYDPSPVSAGTQPDWYIGFADGMLRLIPPHLETVFLDRTWSWNIIIPITILGLFLVVVALYPFIEAWITGDKREHHIAQRPRNAATRTAIGAAGVTFYAVMWAAASSDLIATHFWLTMEGVIHTLQVALILGPIIAYFVTKRICIALQKKDREILLHGYESGRIVRLPGGEYIEVHQPVDEYERWKLIETDVYEPLVVRPNAKGRIPWHQNVRASISRWFFEDRLTPLTQTELDAALEHQHHTLDHVASEKDAELQGAHERAGVPDAPHVPIDDGSRSETAVRPSNVIVAEETRPPTRDKD, from the coding sequence ATGACGGACGGAACCCAGGGCACAACCGACGGCAAGCCGCTGGGAGGCCGATTCGTCGGCTGGGCGGCCAACTACGTCGATGAGCGCACGAGCGTCTCCGGCCTCGTCAAAGAGCTGGGTCGCAAGATCTTCCCCGACCACTGGTCGTTCATGCTCGGTGAGATCGCGCTGTGGAGCTTCGTCGTCGTCCTCATCTCGGGGACGTTCCTGACGTTCTTCTTCGACGCGTCCATGGTCGAGACCCACTACACCGGGTCGTGGCTGCCGATGCGCGGTATCGAGATGTCGGCTGCCATGGCCTCGACGCTCGAGATCTCGTTCGACATCCGAGGCGGCCTCCTGGTCCGCCAGATCCACCACTGGGCCGCGCTGGTCTTCATCGCCGGCATCGGCGTGCACATGCTCCGCGTGTTCTTCACCGGCGCGTTCCGCAAGCCCCGCGAGCTCAACTGGGTCATCGGCTTCGTGCTGTTCGTCCTCGCGATGGGTGAGGGCTTCACCGGCTACTCGCTCCCCGACGACGTGCTCTCGGGCAATGGCCTCCGCATCATCGACGGAATGATCAAGGGCATCCCCCTGATCGGCACGTGGACCTCGTTCCTGCTCTTCGGCGGCGAGTTCCCGGGCACCGCCATCGTCGGTCGCCTCTACGCGCTGCACATCCTGCTGCTGCCCGCCATCCTGGTGGCCTTGCTCGTCGCGCACCTGATGCTGATGATCATCAACAAGCACACGCAGTTCGCCGGCCCCGGCCGCACGAACGACAACGTCGTGGGCTACCCGATGATGCCGGTCTACATGTCCAAGATGGGCGGCTTCTTCTTCATCACGTTCGGCGTGATCGTGCTGGTGGCGTCGCTGTTCACCATCAACCCGATCTGGAACTACGGCCCGTACGACCCGTCGCCGGTGTCGGCGGGAACCCAGCCGGACTGGTACATCGGCTTCGCCGACGGGATGCTGCGTCTGATCCCTCCGCACCTGGAGACGGTCTTCCTCGACCGCACCTGGTCGTGGAACATCATCATCCCGATCACGATCCTCGGGCTCTTCCTCGTCGTGGTGGCCCTCTACCCCTTCATCGAGGCATGGATCACGGGTGACAAGCGCGAGCACCACATCGCCCAGCGTCCCCGCAACGCGGCGACCCGCACCGCCATCGGCGCTGCCGGTGTCACCTTCTACGCGGTGATGTGGGCGGCAGCGTCTTCCGACCTGATCGCAACCCACTTCTGGCTCACCATGGAGGGTGTCATCCACACCCTGCAGGTGGCGCTCATCCTCGGCCCGATCATCGCCTACTTCGTCACCAAGCGCATCTGCATCGCGCTGCAGAAGAAGGACCGCGAGATCCTCCTGCACGGCTACGAGTCGGGCCGCATCGTGCGGCTCCCGGGCGGCGAGTACATCGAGGTCCACCAGCCGGTCGACGAGTACGAGCGCTGGAAGCTCATCGAGACCGACGTGTACGAGCCCCTGGTGGTGCGTCCGAACGCGAAGGGCCGCATCCCGTGGCACCAGAACGTGCGCGCATCCATCTCCCGGTGGTTCTTCGAGGACCGCCTCACCCCGCTCACGCAGACGGAACTCGACGCGGCGCTGGAGCACCAGCACCACACGCTCGACCACGTCGCCAGCGAGAAGGATGCCGAGTTGCAGGGCGCCCACGAGCGCGCCGGGGTCCCCGACGCTCCGCATGTGCCCATCGACGACGGCAGCCGCTCGGAGACGGCGGTTCGCCCCTCGAACGTCATCGTCGCCGAGGAGACCCGTCCCCCCACGCGCGACAAGGACTGA
- the qcrA gene encoding cytochrome bc1 complex Rieske iron-sulfur subunit, which produces MAHEDDALAHERASWQPSSGLAVAVKDPVKAPALPPHRERMTDKDPAAMKRAVRTVYTLFYLSVAGSIAAIVAYFAFPIESGRLTDIRYNNLFIGLGIALALLAIGIAAIHWSKAIMADKEHVEPRHATRGKDTTRAAVVESFRTANEESGFGRRALIRNGLFAALVASILPGITLFRGLAPFNSTENPIAGNPVALLEHTMWGEGMRLALDPTGEPIRAADVTLGSAFHVIPEPLAELSHEEGYLEEKAKAIVLLMRLRPEDLPAETNRLDWTYDGIVAYSKVCTHVGCPVALYEQLTHHLLCPCHQSQFDVANGARVIFGPAARPLPQLPITVDDEGYLVAQSDFTEPVGPSFWERR; this is translated from the coding sequence ATGGCACACGAGGACGACGCGCTCGCCCACGAGAGGGCTTCCTGGCAGCCCTCGAGCGGTCTTGCCGTGGCCGTCAAGGATCCGGTGAAAGCACCGGCTCTGCCGCCCCACCGTGAGCGGATGACGGACAAGGATCCCGCCGCGATGAAGCGGGCGGTCCGCACGGTCTACACCCTGTTCTACCTGTCGGTCGCCGGCAGCATCGCAGCGATCGTGGCGTACTTCGCGTTCCCGATCGAGAGTGGCCGCCTGACCGACATCCGGTACAACAACCTCTTCATCGGTCTGGGGATCGCCCTGGCGCTCCTGGCCATCGGCATCGCCGCCATCCACTGGTCCAAGGCGATCATGGCCGACAAGGAGCACGTCGAGCCCCGTCACGCCACCCGCGGCAAGGACACGACCCGAGCAGCAGTCGTGGAATCGTTCCGCACCGCGAACGAGGAGTCCGGCTTCGGCCGCCGCGCGCTGATCCGCAACGGCCTCTTCGCCGCGCTGGTCGCCTCGATCCTCCCGGGCATCACGCTGTTCCGCGGTCTCGCTCCGTTCAACTCCACCGAGAACCCGATCGCCGGAAACCCCGTCGCCCTTCTGGAGCACACCATGTGGGGGGAGGGCATGCGTCTGGCCCTCGACCCGACCGGCGAGCCCATCCGGGCCGCCGACGTCACGCTCGGCTCCGCTTTCCACGTCATCCCCGAGCCCCTCGCCGAGCTGTCGCACGAAGAGGGCTATCTCGAGGAGAAGGCCAAGGCGATCGTCCTCCTCATGCGCCTGCGCCCCGAGGACCTCCCCGCCGAGACCAACCGTCTGGACTGGACCTACGACGGGATCGTGGCCTACTCCAAGGTCTGCACCCACGTCGGCTGCCCCGTCGCTCTTTACGAGCAGCTGACCCACCACCTGCTGTGCCCGTGCCACCAGTCGCAGTTCGACGTGGCCAACGGCGCACGGGTGATCTTCGGCCCGGCCGCGCGGCCGCTGCCGCAGCTACCGATCACGGTGGACGACGAGGGCTACCTCGTGGCCCAGAGTGACTTCACCGAACCCGTTGGCCCGAGCTTCTGGGAGCGCCGATGA
- the qcrC gene encoding cytochrome bc1 complex diheme cytochrome c subunit, with product MARKKSHRATGRRSPWAAAALIGIGLLITGGVYAGASAAVAATDDGGSTQELTVEDGELLFQANCATCHGLDLQGSEAGPSLYGVGELSVHFQVSTGRMPLQAQGPQAPQKPVQFTEAQTQALAEYVQSVAPGPEFPAEEVLDGEGDASHGGELFRINCAMCHNVAGAGGALTEGKYAPALNGTTPLNIYAAMVTGPQNMPVFNNMNLSLEEKRDIITYLLYIQENRSPGGFELGSLGPVSEGLFIWIFGIGSLIAITVWVTAKSN from the coding sequence ATGGCACGCAAGAAATCACACCGCGCGACCGGTCGCCGCAGCCCCTGGGCCGCCGCAGCCCTCATCGGCATCGGCCTGCTGATCACCGGCGGCGTCTACGCCGGCGCCTCCGCAGCCGTCGCGGCCACCGACGACGGTGGCTCGACGCAGGAGCTCACGGTCGAAGACGGCGAGCTGCTGTTCCAGGCCAACTGCGCCACCTGCCACGGCCTGGACCTGCAGGGCTCCGAGGCCGGCCCGTCGCTGTACGGCGTCGGCGAGCTGTCGGTCCACTTCCAGGTCAGCACCGGACGCATGCCGCTGCAGGCGCAGGGCCCGCAGGCTCCGCAGAAGCCCGTGCAGTTCACCGAGGCGCAGACCCAGGCTCTCGCCGAGTACGTCCAGTCGGTCGCCCCGGGTCCCGAGTTCCCGGCCGAGGAAGTCCTCGACGGTGAGGGCGACGCGTCCCACGGTGGCGAGCTGTTCCGCATCAACTGCGCGATGTGCCACAACGTCGCCGGCGCGGGCGGTGCGCTGACGGAGGGCAAGTACGCTCCGGCGCTGAACGGCACGACGCCGCTGAACATCTACGCCGCGATGGTGACCGGCCCGCAGAACATGCCGGTGTTCAACAACATGAACCTCTCCCTCGAGGAGAAGCGGGACATCATCACCTACCTGCTCTACATACAGGAAAACCGGTCCCCCGGTGGGTTCGAGCTCGGTTCGCTGGGCCCGGTCTCCGAGGGTCTGTTCATCTGGATCTTCGGCATCGGTTCGCTGATCGCCATCACCGTGTGGGTCACGGCGAAATCCAACTGA
- the ctaE gene encoding aa3-type cytochrome oxidase subunit III produces the protein MGSVTTTPATYSQAMRSVKRPDPVAVGTIVWLGSEVMFFAGLFAIYFTLRSTSPELWADRTELLNVPYATVNTIILVLSSVTCQMGVFAAERAQPYTVKSNRFWNRWGMVEWFWLTFALGAIFVSGQVWEYAQLVYEGMTIDSDSYASAFYLTTGFHALHVTGGLIAFLLVIGRAYAVRNFGRKEETSAIVVSYYWHFVDVVWIALFLVIYFLK, from the coding sequence ATGGGGAGCGTGACGACCACCCCTGCCACCTACTCCCAGGCCATGCGGTCCGTCAAGCGACCCGATCCGGTCGCCGTCGGAACGATCGTCTGGCTCGGTTCGGAGGTGATGTTCTTCGCGGGACTGTTCGCGATCTACTTCACCCTCCGCAGCACCTCGCCCGAGCTCTGGGCCGACCGCACCGAGCTGCTGAACGTGCCGTATGCGACCGTCAACACGATCATCCTGGTGCTGTCATCGGTGACATGCCAGATGGGCGTCTTCGCCGCTGAGCGCGCACAGCCGTACACGGTGAAGTCGAACCGCTTCTGGAACCGCTGGGGCATGGTCGAGTGGTTCTGGCTCACCTTCGCGCTCGGCGCGATCTTCGTGTCGGGTCAGGTGTGGGAGTACGCCCAGCTCGTCTACGAAGGCATGACGATCGATTCCGACTCGTACGCCTCGGCCTTCTACCTCACCACCGGGTTCCACGCCCTGCACGTCACAGGTGGTCTCATCGCCTTCCTCCTCGTCATCGGCCGTGCCTACGCGGTCCGCAACTTCGGGCGCAAGGAAGAGACTTCGGCGATCGTCGTGTCGTACTACTGGCACTTCGTCGACGTCGTCTGGATCGCCCTCTTCCTCGTCATCTACTTCCTCAAGTGA
- the trpD gene encoding anthranilate phosphoribosyltransferase, with protein sequence MAELYSWPGVLTSLLDRRDLSVSESTWAMRQIMTGDATPAQIGGFLTALRAKGETVDEIVGFRDAILEAAVPLDVPADVLDIVGTGGDRFGTVNVSTMAAVVAAASGIPVVKHGNKAASSSSGSSDVLSALGIDLTLDPAAVAESLSRAGITFAFATAFHPGFRHAGPVRRELGVPTVFNFLGPLCNPARAEANAVGVANLDRVPLITGVFRTRGATALVFRGDDGLDELTTTGHSRLWEISLGDVHEHDLDPRDLGIPLADIDDLLGGQPEENAAVVRRVFDGESGPVRDIVLLNAAAGIVAYRLFRDPGQAGRPILERLAEARDVAAAAIDDGAAAGKLDEWVTTSQALAGA encoded by the coding sequence ATGGCGGAGCTGTATTCGTGGCCGGGTGTGCTGACGAGCCTGTTGGATCGACGCGACCTCAGCGTGTCCGAGTCCACCTGGGCGATGCGTCAGATCATGACGGGCGACGCGACCCCCGCGCAGATCGGCGGCTTCCTCACCGCCCTGCGCGCGAAGGGCGAGACGGTCGACGAGATCGTCGGGTTCCGCGACGCGATCCTCGAGGCGGCGGTGCCCCTCGACGTGCCGGCCGATGTCCTCGACATCGTCGGCACCGGTGGCGACAGGTTCGGCACGGTCAACGTCTCGACCATGGCTGCCGTCGTCGCCGCGGCATCCGGAATCCCCGTCGTCAAGCACGGCAATAAGGCCGCGAGCTCGTCGTCGGGATCCTCCGACGTGCTGTCCGCCCTCGGTATCGATCTCACCCTCGATCCCGCAGCCGTCGCAGAAAGCCTCTCCCGCGCGGGCATCACCTTCGCCTTCGCCACGGCGTTCCACCCCGGATTCCGCCACGCCGGTCCGGTGCGGCGCGAGCTCGGCGTACCGACGGTGTTCAACTTCCTCGGGCCGCTGTGCAACCCCGCCCGCGCCGAGGCGAACGCCGTAGGGGTGGCAAACCTCGACCGCGTCCCCCTCATCACCGGCGTCTTCCGCACGCGAGGCGCGACCGCGCTGGTCTTCCGCGGCGACGACGGATTGGATGAGCTCACCACCACCGGTCACAGCCGGTTGTGGGAGATCAGCCTCGGCGACGTGCACGAGCACGACCTGGATCCGCGCGACCTGGGCATCCCGCTCGCCGACATCGACGATCTGCTCGGCGGTCAGCCCGAGGAGAACGCCGCGGTCGTGCGTCGCGTGTTCGACGGCGAGAGCGGTCCGGTGCGCGACATCGTGCTGCTCAACGCCGCCGCGGGCATCGTCGCCTACCGGCTCTTCCGCGATCCCGGCCAGGCGGGTCGCCCGATCCTCGAGCGGCTGGCGGAGGCTCGGGATGTCGCTGCGGCGGCCATCGACGACGGCGCGGCCGCCGGCAAGCTCGACGAGTGGGTCACCACGTCGCAGGCGCTCGCGGGGGCATGA
- a CDS encoding PHP domain-containing protein, with translation MNPHDALTEIARLLERERSSRYKSKAFRTAADAIADLDDAQLRDTAALKRKKGIGDSTFAVIQEALAGRVPQYLTDLRAKAGGERMSALRPLLRGDLHAHSEWSDGLTSIDLMVAAANDLGHEYFALTDHSPRLRVANGLSAERLREQLKVVRSLPSGGVTVLTGIEVDILDDGGLDQEDDLLHELDVVVASVHSHLRMERGPMTRRMVAAVSSGRVDVLGHVTGRLVEGSRGTRPPSEFDARAVFEACAARGVAVEINSRPERQDPPDDLIAIALDAGCLFSIDSDAHAPGQLSLLDYGAERAEKAGIPAERIVTTWPLAKLREWTGSRR, from the coding sequence ATGAACCCGCACGACGCGCTGACCGAGATCGCGCGACTCCTCGAACGCGAGCGGTCGTCGCGCTACAAGTCCAAGGCCTTCCGGACGGCGGCGGACGCCATCGCCGACCTCGACGACGCGCAGCTGCGCGACACCGCCGCGTTGAAGCGGAAGAAGGGCATCGGCGATTCGACCTTCGCCGTGATCCAGGAGGCGCTGGCGGGCCGGGTTCCGCAGTATCTGACGGATCTGCGCGCCAAGGCCGGGGGAGAGCGCATGTCTGCGCTGCGGCCCCTCCTGCGGGGCGACCTGCACGCGCACAGCGAGTGGTCGGACGGACTCACCTCCATCGACCTGATGGTCGCCGCGGCGAACGACCTGGGGCACGAGTACTTCGCGCTGACCGATCATTCCCCGCGGCTGCGCGTGGCGAACGGACTGTCGGCCGAGCGGCTCCGTGAACAGCTGAAGGTCGTCCGGTCGCTTCCCTCCGGCGGTGTCACCGTCCTCACCGGCATCGAGGTCGACATCCTCGATGACGGCGGTCTGGATCAGGAAGACGACCTGCTCCACGAGCTCGACGTGGTCGTCGCGTCGGTGCATTCCCACCTGCGCATGGAGCGGGGACCGATGACACGGCGGATGGTCGCGGCGGTCTCGAGCGGTCGCGTCGACGTGCTCGGGCACGTCACGGGGCGGCTGGTCGAAGGATCGCGCGGCACGCGTCCGCCGTCGGAGTTCGACGCGCGCGCGGTGTTCGAGGCCTGCGCGGCACGCGGGGTGGCGGTGGAGATCAACTCCCGCCCCGAGCGCCAGGATCCGCCCGACGACCTCATCGCGATCGCCCTCGACGCCGGCTGCCTGTTCTCCATCGATTCCGATGCCCATGCGCCCGGACAGCTGTCGCTGCTGGACTACGGCGCCGAACGTGCCGAGAAGGCCGGGATCCCCGCGGAGCGGATCGTCACCACGTGGCCGCTGGCGAAGCTCCGGGAGTGGACAGGCTCCCGGCGGTGA
- a CDS encoding MFS transporter, with product MDRLPAVNRSFPWFVIAGVLTASLSLRGPIVSPTPVLRDIEADLGITGATAGLLTTAPVLMFALLTPLAAVFVRRTGAEMALLVSLSGVLLGTVIRAVPDFGFMLAGMVVIGASITIGNVVIPVIIRRDVPPERVAVVTAGYAATMNVGSLMTSSLTAPLASLIGWPWALLSWSLITIAGIVLWGAHLARSRRQGEDAERYSGDVTRGRDGSGGASALDIDPATITGPLPVVASRREERSMMRRPVTWLLVASFGLQSFLYYGLSTWMPAIASDELGVGPDAAGVLASIYQGAGILGAFVVPFLARWTPRLVPPVVICVSWVVLGIGLLAAPGLLGLWLAIGAIGHAGGFVVIFSVLVAVARSDSEAAGLSAFVQGGGYVVAAAGGPLFGLLHDLTGSWTPALVLVLALVGVYSAVLIGASVASVRSGPRGGTRGGRG from the coding sequence GTGGACAGGCTCCCGGCGGTGAATCGCTCCTTCCCCTGGTTCGTCATCGCCGGCGTCCTCACCGCTTCCCTGAGCCTTCGTGGACCCATCGTCTCGCCGACACCGGTGCTGCGCGACATCGAAGCCGACCTCGGCATCACCGGCGCGACCGCCGGGCTCCTCACCACGGCGCCCGTGCTCATGTTCGCGCTGCTCACCCCGCTCGCTGCGGTCTTCGTCCGCCGCACGGGTGCCGAGATGGCTCTCCTCGTATCCCTGTCGGGTGTGCTCCTGGGCACGGTCATCCGCGCCGTGCCCGATTTCGGCTTCATGCTCGCCGGGATGGTGGTGATCGGAGCATCGATCACGATCGGGAACGTCGTGATCCCGGTGATCATCCGGCGCGATGTGCCGCCCGAGCGGGTCGCGGTCGTGACCGCCGGGTACGCGGCGACCATGAACGTCGGGTCGCTCATGACATCGTCCTTGACCGCACCGCTGGCGTCGCTCATCGGCTGGCCTTGGGCGCTGCTGTCGTGGTCGCTCATCACGATCGCGGGCATCGTGCTCTGGGGTGCGCATCTCGCGCGGTCGCGGCGACAGGGTGAAGACGCGGAGCGTTACTCCGGAGACGTGACACGTGGGCGCGACGGCTCGGGCGGGGCATCCGCTCTCGACATCGACCCCGCCACGATCACCGGCCCGCTGCCGGTCGTCGCCTCTCGGCGCGAGGAGAGGTCGATGATGCGCCGGCCCGTCACCTGGCTGCTGGTGGCGTCGTTCGGGTTGCAGAGCTTCCTGTATTACGGCCTATCGACCTGGATGCCCGCGATCGCCTCCGACGAACTCGGGGTCGGGCCTGACGCGGCCGGGGTGCTCGCCTCGATCTACCAGGGGGCGGGGATCCTAGGAGCGTTCGTGGTCCCGTTCCTCGCCCGGTGGACGCCCCGGTTGGTGCCACCGGTGGTCATCTGCGTGTCGTGGGTCGTGCTGGGCATCGGACTGCTCGCGGCGCCCGGTCTTCTGGGCCTGTGGCTCGCGATCGGCGCCATCGGGCATGCGGGCGGGTTCGTCGTGATCTTCTCGGTGCTGGTCGCGGTGGCGCGCAGTGACAGCGAAGCGGCCGGTCTCTCGGCTTTCGTGCAGGGTGGCGGATACGTCGTCGCGGCCGCCGGTGGGCCCCTCTTCGGCCTGCTGCACGACCTCACCGGCAGCTGGACGCCGGCGCTCGTGCTCGTGCTGGCGCTGGTCGGGGTCTATTCCGCAGTGCTGATCGGGGCTAGCGTCGCCTCCGTGCGGAGCGGACCGCGGGGAGGGACGAGGGGCGGACGAGGATGA
- a CDS encoding DUF6226 family protein, which yields MMYVRPSFATLTFRDRDGRVIDYGNRWHGSPPDDTYSVVTHPERFAPLHAVADALIEHLRLTYDVVIAQGDDLVADLLHPIHHDVVKGVRLRPVDASCAALTFIFHDHPGVHVHAGLLHDFAYPVCGCDACDSTWEREADELERLVGAVVTGHYREAISFREGDPWLAFAFESPDSRSSGGFRAQGMSREDAQMALDALQSISGPWSAWPPASTVV from the coding sequence ATGATGTACGTTCGCCCGTCCTTCGCGACACTGACCTTCCGAGACCGGGACGGTCGCGTCATCGACTATGGCAACAGGTGGCACGGTTCGCCGCCGGACGACACGTATTCGGTGGTGACGCATCCGGAACGGTTCGCGCCATTGCACGCCGTTGCCGACGCTCTGATCGAGCATCTCCGACTCACATATGACGTTGTCATCGCGCAGGGCGACGACCTCGTTGCGGACCTTCTGCACCCAATTCATCACGACGTCGTGAAGGGGGTGCGGCTTCGGCCCGTCGATGCTTCGTGTGCCGCGCTGACCTTCATCTTCCACGACCATCCGGGCGTGCATGTCCATGCGGGCCTCCTTCATGACTTCGCGTACCCGGTGTGTGGCTGTGATGCCTGCGACTCGACGTGGGAACGCGAGGCCGATGAACTCGAACGACTGGTGGGTGCGGTGGTGACCGGTCACTACAGGGAAGCGATCTCTTTCCGGGAGGGAGACCCCTGGCTCGCCTTCGCATTCGAGTCGCCGGACAGCCGTTCATCCGGGGGATTCCGAGCGCAGGGCATGTCGCGAGAAGACGCTCAGATGGCGCTGGATGCCCTCCAGAGCATCTCCGGACCCTGGTCTGCCTGGCCGCCCGCCTCGACGGTGGTGTGA
- a CDS encoding 5'-3' exonuclease, with protein MPDRLMLLDSASLYFRAFYGVPDTVKAPDGTPVNAVRGFLDIIAKLVTTYEPTRLVACWDDDWRPQWRVDLIPSYKAHRVAEIVAGGHDVEVVPDPLEAQVPMIRQTLDALRIPIAGASDYEADDVIGTLATTATVPVDIVTGDRDLFQLVDDERGVRVIYTARGMSNLEVITGEVVEKKYGVRPDQYADFSILRGDSSDGLPGVSGVGEKTAAGLLSQHDDLAGIIAAAEAGEGMSAGVRSKILAALPYLDVAPRVVGVARDLDLTVTGDDLTPLDSQATEAARELVERWALGGSMDRVLAAIGLAGA; from the coding sequence ATGCCGGATCGCCTGATGCTGCTCGACTCCGCGTCCCTGTACTTCCGCGCGTTCTACGGCGTGCCCGACACGGTCAAAGCACCCGACGGCACGCCCGTGAACGCCGTACGCGGTTTCCTCGACATCATCGCCAAGCTGGTGACGACGTACGAGCCGACGAGACTGGTGGCGTGCTGGGATGACGACTGGCGCCCGCAGTGGCGTGTCGATCTCATTCCCTCCTATAAGGCGCATCGCGTCGCCGAGATCGTCGCGGGCGGGCACGATGTCGAGGTGGTGCCCGATCCGCTCGAAGCACAGGTGCCGATGATTCGCCAGACGCTCGACGCGCTGCGGATTCCGATCGCCGGGGCATCCGACTACGAAGCAGACGACGTCATCGGCACGCTGGCGACGACAGCGACGGTGCCGGTCGACATCGTCACCGGCGACCGCGACCTCTTTCAACTCGTGGACGACGAACGCGGCGTCCGCGTCATCTACACCGCCCGGGGAATGAGCAATCTCGAAGTGATCACCGGCGAGGTGGTGGAGAAGAAGTACGGGGTGCGACCTGACCAGTACGCCGACTTCTCCATACTGCGCGGGGACTCCTCGGACGGTCTTCCCGGCGTGAGCGGCGTGGGAGAGAAGACCGCGGCCGGCCTCCTGTCGCAGCACGACGATCTTGCGGGCATCATCGCGGCGGCCGAGGCCGGCGAGGGCATGTCCGCGGGGGTGCGATCCAAGATCCTGGCCGCACTCCCCTACCTCGACGTGGCACCGCGGGTCGTCGGCGTGGCACGTGATCTCGATCTCACCGTGACCGGTGACGATCTGACTCCCCTCGATTCCCAGGCCACGGAGGCCGCGCGCGAGCTCGTCGAGCGCTGGGCGCTGGGCGGATCGATGGATCGTGTTCTTGCGGCGATCGGCCTCGCAGGCGCGTAG